A window of Hordeum vulgare subsp. vulgare chromosome 5H, MorexV3_pseudomolecules_assembly, whole genome shotgun sequence genomic DNA:
TCTCCGGtcagtcgcccccgccgccgaggAAGAGCGACCTCGTCGTCTTCATGGACTACAGGGTATGTCACATGAGCAGCTTGTGCAGCCTGGGAGGGCAGCGGCAGCAGCAAGCACTGATGCGGTGTCTCTCTCTTAATCTTACTCTGTGTCTCCTGTGCTCAGCAGCAGTTCTACTGCATGACCCTGAGGATGAGCATAGACTGCAACGGGTGCTACCAGAAGATCAGGAGGGCGCTGCTCCAGATGCAAGGTACGTACGCACGCTCTCTTTCAACGTTGCTGTGTGTCTTTCTCCGTGTTACCTGAACCGAAATTAGCAGAGCTGGAGAGCCACCTGATCGACCGGAAGCACGGCCGGGTGAGCGTCTGGGGCGCCTTCAGCCCGCAGGACGTGGCCATCAAGATCAGGAAGCGGACCAACCGGCGCGTCGAGATACTGGAGCTCAGGGAGGCCGCAGGGCCAGGGGCCGGCGACgagcagggcggcggcggcggcggggggcagatGCCCTGAAGCCCACCTTGTATGGCCCGTGCCGGCACTCGGAGGCTGCTCCCGTTGGCTTCTGTACCTGAAACTTTTCACAGGATTTACCCCCTTCTTGTGTGCGAGCTTATAAATCATCATTTTGATCTGTACTCCTCGTGACTTGTTTGAGTGAACTTCACCACTTGGT
This region includes:
- the LOC123397800 gene encoding heavy metal-associated isoprenylated plant protein 25 isoform X2, translating into MDYRQFYCMTLRMSIDCNGCYQKIRRALLQMQELESHLIDRKHGRVSVWGAFSPQDVAIKIRKRTNRRVEILELREAAGPGAGDEQGGGGGGGQMP
- the LOC123397800 gene encoding heavy metal-associated isoprenylated plant protein 26 isoform X1, which codes for MDYRQQFYCMTLRMSIDCNGCYQKIRRALLQMQELESHLIDRKHGRVSVWGAFSPQDVAIKIRKRTNRRVEILELREAAGPGAGDEQGGGGGGGQMP